The genomic region ATCTCCCGATGGCCTTCTTTGGTCAGATCCAGTCAGTATTACAGGCGCACCTCCAGGCACGCAGAATTTCTTCCCGTCGATCAGCGTGTCACCTTTTGCGGGCACGATTCGAGTTATTTATTACACAAATCGAATTGACGGGTTCCTACTGGACGTCTTTGTTGCGGAATCTTTTAATGGGGGTGCCAGTTTCACCAACCGACGGATCACAACTACATCCTTTAATCCCAATGGCAACTCTCCGATGCCCACAGTACTGATTGGAGATTATATTACTGCGGCCACCGTCAGTCCGGATAATCTGGCAGCGGTGTGGATGGCTACAACGCCGCCCACGGGTAAGCTGGATGTTTATTTTGGAAACTAATTCAGTGTAAATGGAACACCCCCATACTCTTAATCTTTATGGCAAACAGATTAAGAGTATGGGGGTGGAGGTATTCATGTTAATCCGAAACGACAAATCCATCGAAACTCTCAGGGCCTACCCGAACCGTTCCGAGCAAGTTGGTACTGATAAATGCGGAGTAGGTTAATTGTGGCACGATCGGAATGTTAAAGTCACTGGCAGAGAAGACAATCACTTCAGGGTTAAGCAGACCATTCAGACCATAGGTGTAGTTTCCGGAGTAAACGATCGGATCGGTTGCAACTGTGCCTCTTACAATAATAATCCTAACTTGAAATAGAGCAAGCGGTAATTGTACCGTTATGGTTCCTTTTAGGGAGACTCTCAGATTGGTTCCCGCTCCAGCCGTTTGCAGACCAATCTGGGCGAATAACTGAGGCGTGTTAATCACTGGAATCGGTATGGAAATGGAATTAAACAACGCAGCATTTTGCGATGATCGAGCATCCAGAAATTGGGTCAATGTATATACCTCCTATCTGTTTCAGATAGAATAATATATTCATCATTCAGAGATTTGCATGGACGTTGGTGCAGCACTGGAAATATTAAAGGCAAACCGACTGCCCAAGTCACTCGTCTCTTTAAGCCATACCACGCCACCCATCAATTCAGCGAGTTGTTTACAGATGGACAGGCCTAGCCCCGCTCCTCCATATTTTCCTGAGTTACCATGAATCTGGGAGTACGATTTGAATAACAGATCCTGGCGATCCTGGGGGATGCCGATGCCCGTATCGATTATCTCGTAAGATGCATGGAGTGTACCTTCTGGATCAGCAGCTACCTGAGTAGAGATACATACTTCACCTTTCTCTGTGAATTTCAGCGCATTGCCAACGAGATTAATTAGAATCTGACGGACTTTATGACGATCACCTATAAGCACCAGATGATCATTTATATTGTATTCTGCGTATAATCGGATTCCTTTTTTTTGTGCTTCAGAGGAAAACAACTGTAGTACGTGATCAACTGTGTCAGTGACACTATAGGGATTGATTTCCAAAGAAATCGCACCCGCTTCCGCTTTAGAGTAGTCCAGAATTTGATCCATCATCGATAGAAGGCTGGCGCCACTTGACTCGATGACATTAACATATAACGATTGATCCTCATTTAGTCGGGTAGACTGCAACAGATTGGCCATTGCAAGAACACCATTCATCGGCGTGCGGATTTCGTGACTAAGGACGGCAAGCAGATTTTTCTTCTCTTCAAGCACTCTTGCAGCCGTTTCTTCCGCATGTTTTAACTGTTGCAGCGTCGTTTCCATCTCAAGAAGACCCGTGAAAAATGAAGACAAGGAGAGAAGCAGATCCACGTCCTTTTGTTGATAGGAATAGAAATCCTGATCAAATGAGCAGAGGGAGCCGTAAATTTCTCCGTTTTCATTATGTATGGGTACACCGACAAATGAACAACCGCCTACGAATTCGGTAGCGTCCATATGTCTGGTTAATGGATGAGTCAGATTATTATTTATCACCAATGGGCCCTGACTATGTTCGGTCACAAGCGCACAGTATGACTCGGCGTTGTCAACGACTAGCCCCTCACCCAGAATTAGTTTGTCGCGATTATATACGTTCAGAACTTTGGTCGATAGGTGATCCAACTGGGCGATACAAAACGTATTTGCAGGAATTAACCTGCTCGCTGTATCCATAACATTAGCAGCCGAATCATATAATTTATGTGAGACAATGGACAGTACATCAATGAATTCTGTTTTCAACATCTTGATTTGACTCCTCCTGATTGTAGAAATTCGTTGTGCACTTGTATGTACCAGTATATATGAATTCATAGAATAGAGCATGCATGGTTTTGACAGTGAAAGACGAAAATGAGAAAATGTAATGCTGTGGAACATGTATGTATTAATAAAATGTTGGAGGCAGATCAATGAATCAGCGTTTTCGAATTACCCGATCCATGCAAGAAAGCAATGCGGAACAATCCATCTCCCTGGAAGAGTGTAAACTCTACTTCGCATCCAAACCCGATTTTACCTATTCAACGGTTCTTAACATTGTCGGAGCGGAGAGCACCATGTCCATTGATGGTGACTTTTTTATGTGGGACCTTGAAGGAGCACAAATAGCTTTTCGTTTGTACATGGGAGATCTATATGTAGCTATCTCTAACGAAGCTATTGTACCCAAAATGATTGAAATTGCAACAGATCTGCACGCAGATATCGTTGAAGGATAAAAGAATTAGCGAACTAGAGTTCAAATTTCAAACATGATAACGTAGTTTTCCTTGGATAATCCTGTAAAAATGAGGCTAAAGGTTCATTTATATTCCATATGTCAGCTTGTAATATATGGAATATAAATCATTTTACAGGAGAGTGAATGAAGTGAAAAAGACTAAATTAATACTTATGGTATTCATGAGTATGATCCTTACCTTATCGATACCTGGAATAGGCTCAAGTTCAAAGGCTTCTGCAGCTACAGCACGTACGCCCATTGTATTGGTACATGGATTAACCGGTTCAGATAGCAATTTTACAGCGATTGAGAGTTATTTGCGTAGCCAAGGGTGGACGAGAGAGGAAATATTCGCTATTGACCTCCCGAGCAAACAAGGAAACCAGCTGTTGAATTCCGCAGCAATCAGTCGATTCGTAGATGATGTACTACGGGAAACAGGTCACACGAAAGTCAATATTGTAGCGCATAGCATGGGCGGAGCCAATAGTCTGTATTACATACTTAACCGTGGAGGCGCTTCTAAAGTGGATAAGTTGATAACCCTTGGCGGGGCTAATCGATTGACCACAACTACAGCTCCGAGTGGAATAAAGGTGACTTCAATCTATTCCACCAGTGATACAATTGTTTCCCCGACACTTTCTCGTTTGAGCGGGGCCAACAACATTTCCGTTTCCCTCGTATCTCATATCGGTCTGCTGTTTAATTCCCGGGTGAATGCCCTGATTAAAACGGCTTTAAATGAGTAGCCTCATTACAAAATGCATATTCTTCATAGATATAAAATGATGAACTTGAACACGACTGACCACTCAGGGCAGTCGTGTTTTCGTATTGCGGAGTGAAACAAAGAAGAGGTCCCTGCTGGAGAGCAAGGACCTCTTCTATTTATTTTAACGTCGTGTAGATGCGCTCGCTGCTTCATGTTCAACTACACGTTGCAGTAATTCCTTCAATGCCTTCATGGGACGGCCTTGGCGTTGGCCTTCAATTATTGAATTCCGCAAAGATTCCACATCTTGAGTGCGTACCTTCCCACCATGATGGAAACGATTGAAGGCTTGATAATCGAGAGGCAGCATATCCCGTTCCATGTTAAGTTGTATTTTTGCCGTCATGCGTGCGCCCATCACAACACCCATCATTTTGCCGACAAGACCATGACTAGGCAAGGCTGCTATCTCACCTTGGGCACGGCAAGCGAGCTGCCAAAGTTCTGTATTGGCAATAACAGTCGAGAAGGGAGGCCAGCCCAAAATATCACAAGCAGCATATACAGGAAAACCGATACTGGAGTAAATATTGAACATGGCCGGGCTTACTCGACCACAGCGCGAGACTTTAGATTGATTATACAGCGCGATAAATTGTTTAGCTGCTGCTTTGTTATTGGATTCTACCTGGAAACCGACGTTGTTCGTCGGGTGTTTGTAACAGACAATGGCTTGAGCAACCTGTTTGGGATCGGTGGGCTCGTGGACAGGTAAATCAGCCGAGGATTGATGACTCAGCGTACCCAGTATTCCTCTTAGTAACTGATCCTCTCGAATCTGCATCACCTCCAGATAATGTTCACGGATTCCACTCCCAAACCCGCACATAATGACAGTGGTTGTGGAGTTCAGCACAACATTACCTATCTTGGACAGCAGTTCGATACCTTCTGGTGTGCGACTCGCATGACCATCCAAGGTGACAATAATATATTGATATTGCTGACGCTTGATAGCTGCTACATCTTCAATGACATGATAGCCGCTAAAATCTTTGAGAGAAGCATCGTCATAACAATAGAGTTTCTGAGGAGCATGGAAAGCTTCTATTCGTCCCTTTCGCACTAGAAAAGTCAGATCAGCACTAGCTAAGCGAAGGTGGTAACCCACTGAAAATCCAACAGCTCCTGCGCCGACTATTAAAACTTTAGGTTGTTTTGAGATAGTTGTCATATGGATTGCTCCTCTTATATGGTTGAAATCGAATTATGCATTTGGATCCTTGTTATTAAATGAACATGTGT from Paenibacillus sp. FSL R5-0341 harbors:
- a CDS encoding ATP-binding protein; protein product: MLKTEFIDVLSIVSHKLYDSAANVMDTASRLIPANTFCIAQLDHLSTKVLNVYNRDKLILGEGLVVDNAESYCALVTEHSQGPLVINNNLTHPLTRHMDATEFVGGCSFVGVPIHNENGEIYGSLCSFDQDFYSYQQKDVDLLLSLSSFFTGLLEMETTLQQLKHAEETAARVLEEKKNLLAVLSHEIRTPMNGVLAMANLLQSTRLNEDQSLYVNVIESSGASLLSMMDQILDYSKAEAGAISLEINPYSVTDTVDHVLQLFSSEAQKKGIRLYAEYNINDHLVLIGDRHKVRQILINLVGNALKFTEKGEVCISTQVAADPEGTLHASYEIIDTGIGIPQDRQDLLFKSYSQIHGNSGKYGGAGLGLSICKQLAELMGGVVWLKETSDLGSRFAFNISSAAPTSMQISE
- a CDS encoding alpha/beta fold hydrolase, giving the protein MVFMSMILTLSIPGIGSSSKASAATARTPIVLVHGLTGSDSNFTAIESYLRSQGWTREEIFAIDLPSKQGNQLLNSAAISRFVDDVLRETGHTKVNIVAHSMGGANSLYYILNRGGASKVDKLITLGGANRLTTTTAPSGIKVTSIYSTSDTIVSPTLSRLSGANNISVSLVSHIGLLFNSRVNALIKTALNE
- a CDS encoding 2-dehydropantoate 2-reductase N-terminal domain-containing protein, whose product is MTTISKQPKVLIVGAGAVGFSVGYHLRLASADLTFLVRKGRIEAFHAPQKLYCYDDASLKDFSGYHVIEDVAAIKRQQYQYIIVTLDGHASRTPEGIELLSKIGNVVLNSTTTVIMCGFGSGIREHYLEVMQIREDQLLRGILGTLSHQSSADLPVHEPTDPKQVAQAIVCYKHPTNNVGFQVESNNKAAAKQFIALYNQSKVSRCGRVSPAMFNIYSSIGFPVYAACDILGWPPFSTVIANTELWQLACRAQGEIAALPSHGLVGKMMGVVMGARMTAKIQLNMERDMLPLDYQAFNRFHHGGKVRTQDVESLRNSIIEGQRQGRPMKALKELLQRVVEHEAASASTRR